From the Colletotrichum lupini chromosome 10, complete sequence genome, one window contains:
- a CDS encoding palmitoyl protein thioesterase, which yields MKSLSIPTLLTVGSLATAAYTAATPKHHTSSSDDTDDHPIPLIVWHGLGDSYDGEGIKRLGEVAEELNPGTFVYTIKVGADPNADRSATFFGNVTTQLEEVCAELAAHPILSTAPAVDAIGFSQGGQFLRGYVERCNNPPVRSLVTYGSQHNGIVEFRACGDGDFLCKGAMALLRFNTWSGFVQNRLVPAQYYRDPQPEQYEKYLESSNFLADINNERELKNVRYGKNLASLANFVMVMFEDDTTVIPKETAWFEEVNGTESLPLRARAIYKEDWIGLRELDRKGGLRFRQIPGEHMQISDKTLNKTIQEFFGPFKKTFEAEKTVEEIPVFEEL from the coding sequence ATGAAGTCCCTCTCCATCCCCACACTGCTCACAGTCGGCTCCCTAGCCACCGCAGCCTACACGGCCGCGACCCCCAAACACCACACAAGCTCGTCCGACGATACCGACGACCACCCGATCCCCCTCATCGTCTGGCACGGCCTCGGCGACTCGTACGACGGCGAGGGCATCAAGCGCCTAGGCGAAGTCGCCGAGGAGCTCAACCCGGGCACCTTTGTCTATACCATCAAAGTCGGCGCCGACCCCAACGCCGACCGCTCCGCCACCTTCTTCGGCAACGTCACCACCCAGCTCGAGGAGGTCTGCGCCGAGCTCGCCGCCCACCCGATCCTCTCCACGGCGCCCGCCGTCGACGCCATCGGCTTCAGCCAGGGCGGGCAGTTCCTGCGCGGCTACGTCGAGCGCTGCAACAACCCGCCCGTCCGGTCCCTCGTCACCTACGGCAGCCAGCACAACGGCATCGTCGAGTTCCGCGCCTGCGGCGACGGCGACTTCCTCTGCAAGGGCGCCATGGCCCTCCTGCGCTTCAACACCTGGTCCGGCTTCGTCCAGAACCGCCTCGTGCCGGCTCAGTACTACCGCGATCCGCAGCCGGAGCAGTACGAAAAGTACCTCGAGTCGTCCAACTTTTTGGCCGACATCAACAACGAGCGCGAGCTCAAGAACGTGCGGTACGGCAAGAACCTCGCCAGCCTGGCCAACTTTGTCATGGTCATGTTTGAGGACGACACCACCGTCATCCCCAAGGAGACGGCGTGGTTCGAGGAGGTCAACGGCACCGAGAGCCTGCCGCTGCGGGCCCGGGCGATTTACAAGGAGGACTGGATTGGCTTGAGGGAGCTGGACCGCAAGGGCGGGCTTCGCTTCCGCCAGATCCCTGGCGAGCATATGCAGATTTCTGACAAGACGCTCAATAAGACTATCCAGGAGTTCTTTGGGCCGTTCAAGAAGACCTTTGAGGCTGAGAAGACGGTCGAGGAGATTCCTGTCTTTGAGGAGTTGTAA
- a CDS encoding transcription factor Tos4 produces MLDSSPRSKTQEPTLPLAGTKRPAPSLLPAFEPLSSSPGFPRPSKRQARPGSVGASNAYLKYPTPIPTSSTGILSSSPPRVHSRPGGLSRALSTASERTPLSAVSSIELNENGETLLMGRSSNSSHYQLSANRLVSRIHVKARYVPAPSALEPNKIEIICNGWNGLKLHCQGRTWELLKGDSFTSETEGTEIMIDVQDARVMIQWPKRDRRDRLASPDDSAWGDSPPRSAARVAADLLQSSPLRRPSRIESPDSPTAHLSSSQRLQALLPREDGEVQIYEDSSADEPELPKLVDSGTIIGQSFATEATNSFSSELSEPEDENVNDPDEENDPIVHSFGPFGADISNRLASITTASPKFPPFKRTGLPTVRDESRPSSPISAPPKSPEEAEEGEVLEDEEEVKEAEPPYENPTVRNHVVNQLAFSRLSSNPLSTIMNNLPSEERKGLTKDQLRSLIEATACIGIIQRQGKDAAGKQLESEYYYVPEFDDDDQRRLAVTDGLRKPSLRACRKQHKQYYWKRPRTP; encoded by the exons ATGCTCGACTCCTCGCCCCGATCAAAAACCCAGGAGCCTACGCTTCCTCTGGCCGGCACCAAACGTCCTGCCCCGAGCCTTCTCCCGGCGTTCGAGCCTCTCTCTTCGTCCCCGGGCTTCCCTAGACCCTCCAAACGACAAGCTCGTCCCGGTTCTGTGGGAGCAAGCAACGCGTACCTGAAATATCCCACCCCGATCCCGACCTCGAGCACCGGCATCCTATCCTCCTCTCCGCCCCGCGTACACTCAAGACCTGGTGGTCTGTCTCGAGCACTCTCTACCGCCTCCGAGCGCACTCCCCTCAGTGCTGTCAGCTCCATCGAACTGAACGAGAATGGCGAAACTCTCCTCATGGGCCGCTCTAGCAACTCGTCCCATTACCAGCTGTCCGCAAACCGCCTCGTGTCCCGCATCCACGTCAAGGCCCGCTACGTGCCTGCTCCCTCCGCTCTGGAGCCCAACAAGATTGAAATCATCTGCAATGGCTGGAACGGGTTGAAGCTTCACTGCCAGGGCCGTACGTGGGAGCTCCTCAAGGGCGATTCCTTCACGTCCGAAACAGAAGGGACCGAAATCATGATTGACGTTCAGGACGCCCGTGTCATGATCCAATGGCCGAAGCGGGACCGTCGCGACCGCCTCGCCAGCCCCGATGATTCTGCTTGGGGTGACTCGCCTCCTCGGTCCGCTGCCCGCGTTGCCGCCGACCTTTTGCAGTCGAGCCCTTTGCGCCGGCCCTCGCGCATCGAGTCCCCAGACTCACCAACGGCGCATCTCAGCAGCTCGCAACGACTCCAGGCTCTTTTGCCCAGGGAAGATGGGGAAGTGCAAATCTACGAGGACTCGAGTGCAGACGAGCCCGAGCTTCCCAAGCTGGTTGACTCGGGCACCATCATTGGTCAGAGCTTCGCTACCGAGGCCACCAACTCCTTCTCGTCCGAACTCAGTGAGCCGGAAGACGAGAACGTGAACGACCCTGACGAGGAGAATGACCCGATTGTTCACTCTTTTGGACCCTTTGGGGCAGATATCTCCAACCGCTTGGCCTCTATCACTACTGCGTCTCCCAAGTTCCCTCCTTTCAAGCGAACGGGCCTGCCCACGGTCCGCGACGAATCAAGGCCCTCTAGTCCCATCTCCGCGCCGCCAAAGTCGCCAGAAGAAGCTGAAGAAGGCGAGGTGCTGGAAGACGAGGAGGAAGTCAAGGAAGCGGAGCCCCCCTACGAGAATCCTACCGTCCGCAACCATGTCGTCAACCAGCTGGCCTTTTCGCGTCTGTCGTCCAACCCCCTGTCGACCATCATGAACAACCTGCCGTCGGAAGAGCGCAAGGGGTTGACAAAGGACCAGCTCCGAAGTCTGATCGAGGCAACGGCATGCATTGGTATCATTCAACGCCAGGGCAAGGACGCTGCTGGCAAGCAGCTCGAGAGCGAGTACTACTACGTCCCCGAgttcgacgacgacgaccagCGCCGCCTTGCCGTGACGGATGGTCTGCGCAAGCCCAGCCTGCGCGCGTGTCGCAAGCAGCACAAG CAATACTACTGGAAGCGCCCCCGTACACCTTGA